Part of the Candidatus Methylacidiphilales bacterium genome, CTCCAGTCTGGGCCTGCTGGGACGTTTTGTCGGCATGCTGACCGATTCCCGCAGTTTCCTGTCCTTCGCCCGTCATGAATACTTCCGCCGGATCTTGTGTGATCTGGTCGGACGCGAGGTGGAACGCGGGGAATTGCCGGACGACCGCGAACTGCTGGCGGGTTTGGTCGAGGGGGTCTGCTTTGGCAATGCGGCGGACTTCTTCAATTTGGAACTGGACCCGAAGTTCCGGGCATAAAAAAACGGCGGGAAGAGGACCTTCCCGCCGTTAAACCACTGCCGAAAAAAGCCTCTCAGGGCGAGAAGATATCGGTCATAAAGAAGTTGTTCAGACGGGGCACGAATTTTTTCCGGAAATCGTCTATGGCATTCCTCAAATCCTTGCCAAAGGGTTCTCTCGAGAATAGGTCCAAGTCGGCCAGAATATCATTGATGTCCATATCTTTGACGGACTCATTAAAATCCAAAAAAGCTTGTACTTCTTCGGGGCTGGCGCTGAAGGGCATGGGGGGGGCGCCGTCTTTCGTGATCAAAACTTTATTGCCCGGCGTGACACTCAATTTGTATGTGCCGTCGGGAGTGATCACTTGCACAACCCCGTCGCTTACGATAATCAAAGCCTTTGAGGGATCACCAAAAACGCCAAAACTTGTGCCGCGTGCAGCTGCCACAGCTAGGGGTGTTTTGACTTGATAGTCGAGGCTCTCCTTTGGAATGCCCTTGATGGTTGAAAGAACGCCGCCCTCTATCAGATTCAGTTGTACCTTGCGCTTGTAGTTGTGTCTGCTTTTGACGAATACCAGTTTATCTTCTTGGCCTGCAGCGGCAGGGGTGCTTTGGATTTTGGAACCATAACCTTCTTTGGCATATGCTGCAGGCTCCATGTCGACGTCTGTCCCGTAGTCGGCATTGATGTATTGAACGTCTTCAAAGACAACCTTGCTGTTGGGTTGGATGGCAATGATGCAACCAGGGAAGGGCGAGACAACTGCTTTGCCCTGCGGTCCGGTTTGGACGGTGCTTCCGGGTTTGATGCGCTGGCTCTCTTGCAGGCGCGGCATGCTCGTGGCCGTTTTTACAATGTTCATGATGTCCTGGCCGGGGGGGG contains:
- a CDS encoding FecR family protein; amino-acid sequence: MIPRTRLFILLLAFLNLPVCGLFAVPELKVTETKELEITAADGTSAKLPAGTIGRQINADKQIFKVSYGKDLRGRTNIIIYPDPEKPQSLELKVLDQNVKLTEDAVLTVISEGAAATTQFQSGMIGTVTVGTEQLTAGASAKLAQGSLSTVAANTPVFPPAPAAKSSVSDPVTGSDKNEAASQEIPRSGDTAVYEGPKVRAIEGDVMIAPPGQDIMNIVKTATSMPRLQESQRIKPGSTVQTGPQGKAVVSPFPGCIIAIQPNSKVVFEDVQYINADYGTDVDMEPAAYAKEGYGSKIQSTPAAAGQEDKLVFVKSRHNYKRKVQLNLIEGGVLSTIKGIPKESLDYQVKTPLAVAAARGTSFGVFGDPSKALIIVSDGVVQVITPDGTYKLSVTPGNKVLITKDGAPPMPFSASPEEVQAFLDFNESVKDMDINDILADLDLFSREPFGKDLRNAIDDFRKKFVPRLNNFFMTDIFSP